The genomic segment CCGTGCCAGGACCGTCTCGCCGCCCTGCAGCACCACGGCGACGGTGCGCCGGTCGGGCACCTCGGTGCCGTGCTGCTCCACGCGCGCGACGGTGACGCCGGTGCGCAGCTCGGCACCGGCCTTCTGCGCGTGCTCCACGAGCTGCTGGTCGAACTCGGGACGGTTGATCAGCCCGAACAGCATCTGCCGTGAGCGGCGGGTGCGGCTGAACTTGCCGTCGAGGGTGAACGTCACCGCGTGCACCCGGTCGCGCAGCGGCAACTCGAAGCCGGGCGGCAGGGAGTCGCGCGAGGGGCCGATGATGCCGCCGCCACACGTCTTGTACCGAGGGATGTCGGCTTTCTCCAGGAGGAGGACCGTACGTCCCGCGACCGCCGCCGCATAGGCCGCCGAGGCCCCCGCAGGGCCGGCTCCGACCACGACGACGTCCCACACGTGCCGGGTGTCGTCCGCTGAGTTCTCGCTGCTCACGTTGGTCTACCGCTCCTGATCCCGCTGTTGGCCGCGCTTTCCCCCGGCATCCTACGGCGGACCCTCCCCGGTCCCTCCTGTGGGAGGATCACATGTACTCACCCGTACAACGTCGCACCCACGAGGAGCGTGCCCATGTCGCCGAATCCGATCGCCGAGACCGTCGCCTCACTGATGCCGAGGGCGAAGGCGGAGCTCACCGAACTGGTGGCCTTCAAGTCGGTGGCGGACTTCGACCAGTTCCCGAGGAGCGAGAGCGAGGCCGCCGCGAGCTGGGTGGCGGACGCGCTGCGCGCCGAGGGCTTCCAGGACGTGGCGCTGCTCGACACCCCGGACGGCACGCAGTCGGTGTACGGCTTCCTGCCGGGCCCCGAGGGCGCGCCGACGGTCCTGCTGTACGCGCACTACGACGTCCAGCCGCCGCTCGACGAGACCGCGTGGGCGACCCCGCCGTTCGAGCTGACGGAGCGCGACGGCCGGTGGTACGGCCGGGGCAGCGCCGACTGCAAGGGCGGCGTCATCATGCACCTGCTCGCGCTGCGCGCCCTGAAGGCGAACGGCGGCGTGCCGGTGAACGTGAAGGTGATCGCGGAGGGCTCCGAGGAGCAGGGCACGGGCGGCCTGGAGCGGTACGCGGAGGAGCACCCCGACCTGCTGGCGGCCGACACCATCGTCATCGGCGACGCGGGCAACTTCCGCGTCGGTCTGCCGACGGTGACGTCGACGCTGCGCGGCATGACGCTCGTACGTGTCAGTGTCGACACCCTCGAAGGGAACCTGCACTCCGGGCAGTTCGGCGGCGCCGCCCCGGACGCGCTGGCCGCGCTGGTGCGCACGCTCGACTCGCTGCGCGCCGAGGACGGTTCGACGACGGTCGACGGTCTGACGAGCGACGCCGTCTGGGACGGGCTGCAGTACGCGGAGAGCGACTTCCGCAGGGACGCGAAGGTCCTCGACGGTGTGGGGCTCATCGGTGAGGGCACGGTCGCCGACCGCATCTGGGCGCGCCCCGCCGTCACGGTCCTCGGCATCGACTGCCCGCCGGTGGTCGGCGCGACGCCGTCGGTGCAGGCGGCCGCGCGGGCGCTGATCAGCCTGCGGGTGCCGCCGGGCGTGGACGCGGCCGAGGCGACGAAGCTGCTCCAGGCGCACCTGGAGTCGCACACTCCGTGGGGTGCGCGGGTACGGACGGAGCAGATCGGGCAGGGCCAGCCGTTCCGCGCGGACACGACGAGCCCGGCGTACGCGGCGATGGCCGAGGCGATGGGCGAGGCCTACCCCGGCGAGGAGATGCAGTACGCGGGCCAGGGCGGCTCGATCCCGCTCTGCAACACCCTCTCGACGCTCTACCCGCGCGCGGAGATCCTGCTGATCGGCCTGAGCGAGCCGGAGGCGCAGATCCACGCGGTCAACGAGAGCGTGTCGCCGGAGGAGTTGGAGCGGCTCTCGGTGGCCGAGGCGCTGTTCCTCCAGAAGTACGCGGCCAACTGAGCGCGGCGGCCAACTGAGCGCGTCTGAGCGCACCCCGCCGAGCCGGCCTCTGCCGGCGCGGCCAAGGAGCCCCGTCTACGGACGGGGCTCCTTCTCGTGGTCGACGCAGTGCCGCGCGCCCGTGCGGGTGGCTAGCCGGGGAGCGGGATGCCCGCCTCCAGGTAGAGCGTGGCGCCGCGTTCCCGCGCACGGAGCGCCCAGCGCAGTCGTTCGTAGCGCACGGCGGGCAGCAGGTCGGCCGCTTCCTGTTCGGTGACGAAGCGCCAGTCGCGGAGTTCGGGCCCCGGCAGGAGCATGCTGACCGCGCCGCTGTCGAGCCGCCCGCCGTCGAAGAGGAAGCGCATCCCTCCGTAGCCGGGCGGATTCGGCGGTTCCCAGTCGGCGACCAGCAGGGGCGGGGTGCCGGTGAGTTCGATGCCGGTCTCCTCCGCGACTTCGCGCACGCCCGCGCGCGCGGGCGCCTCGCCGGGCTCGACGACACCTCCGGGGAACTCCCAGCCGGCCTTGTACGTGGGGTCGACCAGGAGTACCCGGTCCTGCTCGTCGAAGAGCAGCACCCCGGCGGCGAGGGTCTCGGCGGTGGGCTCCGGTGTCTGCACGATGTCGCAGACGGGCGCGGCGCCGTTGCGGACGGCCTCGGCGATACGTTCGGCGGTCTCGAAGGGCGTGAGGACGCTGGTGTCGACGACGTGGGCGTCGCCGTCGAGCCAGGCGGCGCGGGCCGCGCGGAACGGCTCTACGTGGTCGAAGGCCCACTGCCGCACCCGCAGATCGCCGTCGGGCTCCTGCGGCACGGGACGGCCGGATATCCGCTCGCGCAGGATCGTTTCGTCGGGTGCGAGCAGAACGTGGTGCACGCTGATCCTGCGCGCCGCGAGACCACCGAAGATCTCGTCGCGGTACTCCTGCCGCAGCAGTGTCATCGGCACCACGAGGACGCCGCCGACCTCGGCGTGCATCGCGGCCGCGGTGTCGATGACCAGACGGCGCCAGATCGGCAGGTCCTGATAGTCGTTCACCTCGTCGAGGCGCTTGGGCGGCAGGAGGTGGGGCAGGGTGCCGCCGATGACCTCGGGGTCGAAGAGCGTGCTGTTCGGGATCAGCTCGATCAGTTCCCGTGCGGCGCTCGTCTTCCCCGCGCCGAACGCACCATTGATCCAGACGATCACGGTTCCCCCTCTTCTGTTGGCCCCCTGTGGCTTGCCCGCAACACCCTGCCATGGAAACCCGGCCCTGATGGGAGCGGAGGCCGCCCACGGCCCCAGGTGTCGCTCCCCGCCTCGCCGTCAAGGGGATCGGCGCAACTTCACCCCAAGGTGTGGTGCTGCCCTTCCGTGAATCGTTCCCGCACTGCGGGGCGCATCCACCCCCGCTAGCGTTTTCCCCGGCAGGCCCCCCAGTCCCCGGGCGCCTCTCATAACTGGCACTCCCGTTGCGCCACGCTCCCCCGGAGCATGTCGGCGCCGGCGCTGGGGGGATGGATGCGGCAGCACGAACTGAAGACA from the Streptomyces venezuelae genome contains:
- a CDS encoding dipeptidase, with translation MSPNPIAETVASLMPRAKAELTELVAFKSVADFDQFPRSESEAAASWVADALRAEGFQDVALLDTPDGTQSVYGFLPGPEGAPTVLLYAHYDVQPPLDETAWATPPFELTERDGRWYGRGSADCKGGVIMHLLALRALKANGGVPVNVKVIAEGSEEQGTGGLERYAEEHPDLLAADTIVIGDAGNFRVGLPTVTSTLRGMTLVRVSVDTLEGNLHSGQFGGAAPDALAALVRTLDSLRAEDGSTTVDGLTSDAVWDGLQYAESDFRRDAKVLDGVGLIGEGTVADRIWARPAVTVLGIDCPPVVGATPSVQAAARALISLRVPPGVDAAEATKLLQAHLESHTPWGARVRTEQIGQGQPFRADTTSPAYAAMAEAMGEAYPGEEMQYAGQGGSIPLCNTLSTLYPRAEILLIGLSEPEAQIHAVNESVSPEELERLSVAEALFLQKYAAN
- a CDS encoding NUDIX hydrolase translates to MIVWINGAFGAGKTSAARELIELIPNSTLFDPEVIGGTLPHLLPPKRLDEVNDYQDLPIWRRLVIDTAAAMHAEVGGVLVVPMTLLRQEYRDEIFGGLAARRISVHHVLLAPDETILRERISGRPVPQEPDGDLRVRQWAFDHVEPFRAARAAWLDGDAHVVDTSVLTPFETAERIAEAVRNGAAPVCDIVQTPEPTAETLAAGVLLFDEQDRVLLVDPTYKAGWEFPGGVVEPGEAPARAGVREVAEETGIELTGTPPLLVADWEPPNPPGYGGMRFLFDGGRLDSGAVSMLLPGPELRDWRFVTEQEAADLLPAVRYERLRWALRARERGATLYLEAGIPLPG